The DNA region AGGCAACGTCACGTCGTCACAGGCCCGACACCGGTCGGCTCTTCCTAGACGGGCTGCGCTTAAAGTTCATCCCGAGGTCAATGGTCGGCGTTGTGGTGTGCAGGTACAGCAGCGCCGGGTGCTCGCTGCTGGAGCCTCTGATGCAGCGCTACTGGGAGTGGCTGGTTGCCCGCGTTCCGGCCTGGATCGCGCCCAACCTCATCACCGTCGTCGGCCTGGCCACTAACATCTTCACCACCTTGGTGCTCGTCTACTACTGCCCCACCGCCACCGAACAGGTCAGCAACGCAAGCAGGGATTTGTACATAGACTTGCGACttttttgaaatacaaatagaagattgtattttgttttgctttggcttTGGAGCAAAAATATTTGCGATTTGAGCGCTGCGCGGTGGCGGTCAACTCAACTCGCTTCACATCACAGCAAGCAGACAAGGACAATTCCACGTTgaatatttgaaacaaccacgtAGCTTTGCCATTCGACACTCCATTTAGCTAAATGTTAGCAAACAATGTAAAACGCCATGGGACGGGCTAACAAACATGGTGCGTTAATccaaaactttttgtttttccattgtcgttccggtttccctcagagggccgttatgactgtgaagccatatacatttttaatcgcctcctcatattattacatcaacacaacaaattcataGATAACTACTTTGGAGTCAGAAGTTAAGGATaaaagtttgttcaactattgttcaagttacagTAAAAGGGTTTGGTAATAAAAAATGCTTGGAATATCTAAACCTTATATATTACATACGCCAATTTAAATTTTGTGCTACCGATTGTAGCAGCAATCGTGAAAGTTCACACACGATTGGCTTTTACGGGCCACAAAATAATGTGGCGGggcagatctggcccccgggccttgagtttgacatctgaCTTTACGCAATGGATGAATAAACACTAACAGTGGCTTAACACACGTAgatagacaatataacaatattcaaaggcttatattctttatcctctgcgaagaatgactgCGGCTCACTGAGGAGTTACTGTCTCAATGCGTAGCCGTATTTTTGTAGTATACTGCCCCCAGatggccaaggcgcgcacaccagaaggagaagagcaatgtccattgaattgaagcaaaacatgTGGCAAAAGCTGCATAGCAAAGGCTTCCtaaacagctgaactttatttatagTCCGAGCAAAGCCACATCCTTGGTTACTAGAGGGTGTGTGCACTAATGCAACTGCATtcacagttgtttatttttgcttacTAGTAAAAgatcaattgagttgtacaggttataagtCATGTTAACGGTGGTAAAAGTTTTGAagtgattcatttttttatatggggggaaaaaaaacctggcatttgaactgactggggtgtgtcgactttgtCTACTGTAAGCAGCACTAGAACATGGCAAACTCGCGGTGTGCTTTGCAGGCTCCACTGTGGGCATACCTGATGTGCGCCGTGGGTCTCTTCGTGTACCAGTCGCTGGACGCCATCGACGGCAAGCAGGCCCGGCGCACTAACAGCAGCTCGCCTCTGGGGGAGCTCTTCGACCACGGCTGCGACTCGCTCTCCACCGGTGAGACGCTTTATTTGCCGGCCGTTTGGGGAAGATGAACCTCCTTTAGTCATGATTTTCAGATTTTGCTTTTCATTGGCTCTAAGATACGGAAAtctcagtttgagaaccactgggctCAAGTTTTCCTTCCAAAACAAGCTGTAGTACACTTTCGAAAAGTGTATTTAGAGTGCGGAGGAGTCAGTCTAGTCGGCACAGACGTCGTTTCCCCACGTCGGCCGTCTCTGAAGTTGGCTCGTTTGGCTTTTGCAGTGTTTGTGGTGTTGGGAACCAGCGTCGCGGTGCAGCTGGGCACCAACCCCGACTGGATGTTCTTCTGCTGCTTCGCCGGCATGTTCATGTTCTACTGCGCCCACTGGCAGACGTACGTGTCGGGAACGCTGCGATTCGGCATGTGAGTAGGAAAGAGGCACGCCGTACTCCACGCGCATGTGAGAATTGTTCCTTTCTGCTCAAACGAATCGATGGCAGAAGTAGCGCTGCAACAATCGGCAGTTCGAATGAATCCACAACTGTTTTGACGATCGATTTAATCGTTTAGAGATCTCGTTTTGGGAGGGATTCGCTCAGAGCGTGCCCCGCACCGCAGGAGAATCACTTTGGATCGTCTTTCAGAGGCACCCGATAATCGGGCCGATCGCTAACGCCGCCGTCTTGTCCCTCAGCATCGACGTGACCGAGGTGCAGCTCTTCATCATAAGCATGTACCTGCTGGCCGCCGCGGGAGGCTCCGCCTTCTGGCAGGCGCTGGTAAGACGTACCGAAGAAACGCCGTTATAGCGCCTCGATGACCGGTTGGCCATAAGATAGTATCGCAAGGCACCGCAAATAAATGATTTGGATTTGTTTGAAACGTggcattttcaagaaaaagttgtGTATTTAGAAAAAGTCTTTATAGTTTTGAGAACAGCTCCAacttttgagaaaaacgatttatacattttcaagaaaacctTTAAAAAGTAAGGAAAACCATAcatttcagtgaaaaaaaatctttaatttTCATGGTctaattttcaagaaaaaaaatcgtacattttcacaaaaggGATATATCTTTGCGTACGTTTTTGAGaaagtgttatttttgtgtgtgtgggcggaTCTTAAATACgccacaaaaacatacattttccagaaGTCTATTttcaaaagtcataattttcaaaatgttgtatatattttggaaaaaataagaaaagaatgATACATTTGTGAAGGATTTTTGTAATCATTCTTTTTCAAGAAAtgatttttctatttgtttaattttaaccCAAACAaatcatacataaaaaaaaatctatacatcCACTAAAACggtgtgttttttccccccaaaaagaatcatacattttcaagaaaaaaaagttgtatatttgaaaaaaatgtgtacaccagttcacaaaaaatacataaaaatgacacatttatgACGTTGAAACCTTGTGCAGCCACTGGAGGGCGCCAGCGCACCACGGTTTGGGGATCTCCAGTTGTCGAGTCACGTCACGATTATGACTAATAATGTAAATGGGTATTATGTACTGGATGGCCATTATACTGGCCTACCACAGTTCTAGTACACAAGTAGTAACAAGAGACCTCCGCCAAGACCTCAAACATTGGTCTTGGGTCAAAACAATGTCAATGTGAAAGTGTTAGACCTTGCGCAACCACTGGAGGGCGCTGGGTTACCGCAGTTTGGGGAATCCCCTGTTGTGGATCGACCGTTGCATTGCCAACATTAACTCGCTTCCTGATTTGAATGCTAAATAAACAGAAATGGCGCAACTCCtcaaaaaaaagtcaacgtataatttattttctgtcgCTCAGTCACGCTAACATGGAAAATTGCACTCTGGAGGGTAACAAAAAAAGGACGTAAATGTGTAATATTATAGCAGACTGACTTCCACTTGCGCACCGCCAGCGGTGTGTCCACCACAGCTCGGGAATCTTTTTTCTAGCATCCCGCATGTAATAAGACCTCCTGGCAAGGcttgtcatctttttaaaaagtttgcaattgacgaaaacaaacaaaagcaacgTAATTGTCCAATTGCACCTTGCGCTCCCACTGGATGGCGCTTGCGCACCGCCAATTGCTTGTTTGTGGATCCGCGCAGCATTCCATTGAACTATCCTTCCGTTTCTCTCTCCAGATTCCGATTGTTAACGTCCAGGTGAAAATGGTTCCTGCCGTTTTCACGTTTCTAGGAGCGATCTTCTCCTGTACCAACTACTTCAGAGTCATCTTCACCGGAGGCGTTGGCAAGAACGGCTCCACCATAGCTGTAAGTTTACCCTTGAAGACGGAGTTTGTTCCGAAAATTCAGCCCCAGtggccagtttcacttagcaacgtgaaatttgctagacccacaaaaaaaaaaaaaaaaaaagtctccagaaGCTATGCCTGAAGAGATGTCGATTTGCATTTGAAGCGGCAACTTCAGGGTCATTTGGGCCCTATCCGGGCGTCCTTCGGCTTTTGGGAGTATTCGGTTTCATTTTGCAACATGAAATTCGCCGGTCTTGGTCGTCAtgaatagacacacacacacacaagtctcATGAAGAAGCCCAGCCTAAGGAGACACAGGGaggtggccattttggtttgaagcagccattttagggttgTTCTGGTCATTTTCACATCCTTCCTATTTTTGGGAAAGTCCAGCCCCAGAAGCCAATTTCACTTAGCAACGTGACATTTGggagacatgtctatcatgagtagaagtcacacaggaagtctgccatttgtGTTTAAAGCGCCCATTTTAAGGGCAATTTTCCTCCTGGAAATTTTGACCGAAATATTTAACAGATGAACGACACGAAACTGCGACGATAACAAGTGAACTGCAAGGTCAGCCAGAGCTTGAGCAAATGTCATGTGTGTGATGAAGGTCACCGTGAGGAGATGCGTACGTGCGGCGTACTTACAGAAGTTTGCCGTGACGTACGTTTGCACTGTGCGTGTTGTCAGGGAACCAGCGTGCTGTCTCCAGTGCTGCACATTGGTTCCGTCATCGTTCTGGCCGTGATGATTTACAAGAAGTCTGCCGTCCAGCTCTTCGAGAAACACCCGTGTCTTTACATCCTGGCCTTTGGCTTCGTCTCTGCCAAAATCACCAATAAATTAGTCGTAAGTCAAACAGACACTTTACCTTCGTCGACTCGTGTGCAGATTTCTCCACAAAGACGAGAGGGAAAAGAGAGAATAAATGAAATCTCTGTTTTGTGATGCTAAGTGTGTTGGCGTCTCCTCAGGTAGCACACATGACGAAAAGCGAGATGCACCTGCACGACTTGGCCTTCCTGGGGCCGGGACTCCTGTTCCTTAATCAGTATTTCAATAGTTTCATTGACGAGTACCTGGTGCTGTGGATCGCACTGGTGAGTGTCGCACGCTGAAATCCTTTCTTCATTCATCGTGCTTTCTTGGAAAACAACCAAAAGTTGGATGTTATCGAAGGAAGCAAATCTTCACCTTTTGAAGGATGAACATTCTTTTTGAGGAAAATGAGTCATCAtggtatgagaataaagttggatacTTTCAAGGAAAAGAATCAAAcgctattttggggggaaaggtCGTAATCTTACAAGATTCAAGCTGTACGATTTTGATCAAAAAGAATGGAATCAAAGGAGAACAGTTTGTTTAGGCTGTCTCGAGAAAAAGTACTTTTTTAGGAAAAAGAAACGATTCTTGTTCAAGAAAAGTCGTTCAGAAGCAAGTCTTACAGTTTCGAGAAGAGACATTTTAAATTCCCCAGATAAGCTTCGGATATTTCTGGATACTTTCAAGAAAAAGGATGATTTCTATGTATGAGACAATAtcatacattttcaagaaatcatatttttgagaaatacattttttttctaagagggaaaaaaaagaaaaagttctaTATTTTCGAGAACTTAAATTTccaagaaaaacatatttctgAGAAAAGggtatatttgtttgtgttttcaaaaaAAGATACGAAATCATTCTATAATTTTGAAGAAgtcacgttaaaaaaaaaaacatttgaaagaaaagccATATTTTCTGAAAGAAAACGTGAATTTTGAagaattgtcatttttttcaagaaagttTGGTATTTCTGAGAGAGACAAATCggatatctaaaaaaaaaaagtttaaattctcctggggaaaaaaacattcagaaaagtttattgaaaaagtCGCATATCTTCaaaatgttgtgtatttttgaaaaatcataCATTTCTCTTGAAGAAAAATTTCCCCAAAAGTCTTtcaaaaaaatcatacatttaaaaaaaaaaaaattgcaaatttaaaataattcatacaTTTCTGGTaaaacaaacttacatttttgaagaaaaaaagacaagctctgattattttatgaaaaaggTTCCCGTTcattttttccatgaaaaaagtcaatttttaagaaaaagagtacacattttggagaaaaaaaagctttaattaaaaaaagaaaaaatgtcaaatttcgacggcaaaaaatacatttttaagcaTAGTCTGGGAAAACACACCGGCATTGGATGTTTCCGAGGCAAAACTACTTGTTTTGTAAAGCGCATAAAACGTTTCCGAAGAATTTGTCGTGAATTTGCGAAGACTTGCTTGTGTCGCCGCAGGTGCTGTCGTTGTTGGATCTGCTGCGTTATTGCGTCAGCGTGTGCAACCAGATCGCCGGCCACCTTCACATCTTCGTCTTCAAGATCAAGCCTTGCTCGCTGCGCTGAGGCAAAAGCCAcgggcgcgcgcacgcacgcacgcacgcacggatGGACTCCACCACCTTCCAttcctccatccctccatcccatGGCGCTTCAGACAAGCCAATGTCGGGAGCAGTCATGTGATCATACTGGAGCGTTACTTCCTGTCAGTGTTTGTTTGAAGACTTCAGGTGCtaccataacacacacacacacacacataaaaagaaaagagagaaaaaacgcTTTGCTCTTCAAAAACACGTCTATTTTTTGTTACCTTTTTTGGTTTTTGCTATTGTAGATAATTTGCTTTTCATGTGCTTGCTTTCTCATGAATTTTACGCACAATACAGTTTAGTAACAATCCATGTCTAAAGTTGCAATAACCACTTATTAGGTGTACATTTTTGAGGGGTTGAACtggtctattttatttattgtcaaGATGTGTgtatggagttttttttttttgtgtgtgtgccaaaattaaataaatataactcCTGTTAAATAGATCTCTCGGAATATgaatcaaaatataaaataactaaaatgcaaaatataatCTTGTCTAATGAcagattaagaaaaaaaatatatatatatatatatttgatgaCCTTATtgacttttcttctcttttattTAATGGAATTCTTTGagtgacattttgtgtttgacatcagttatttaatagaataaaaaatggcacaaaatacaaattccatgtaataattaaaaatgcccCCGAACGTTCTTTTCTAATGCAAATCCCAGTACATACCAAAAAATGAactctttaaataaaaattgtttacaATAATTCAACTttctattaaataaataccaacgCCAATGTTACAGGCTTAGGGAAAAAATGGTTCCCTAAATTGTGTCACCATTAAGATTAGAATTCACAATTGAATAAATGGGCCAGTTTATGAACTTGTTGGCAATTGAATCAATAATcctttatttaattttggcatTAGAACACCTCTGTGGGTATTCATTGTATTCTCCAACCTTATTGAATAGTTCTTATTTTTCTACAGCAAATTTCCTCAAATGGATGGCGGCCCTGTCCAtgcaatataatataatatataatttcagtctaaaacaaaaacatggcgttGTTACAGTGCCCCCCACAGGTCTGGCATGTCAACGACATGCTTTGGAGTCCATTCGTGTGCTGTTTGCGCGGATGGGTCCTTTTGTCAACGCCAACGGTGAGTCACAATGTCGTGACTCGCGACTTTATTACAAGTGTGTGGCATTATTAATTTTCTTTAAAGTCCAAAACAGAACACGGTATTGTTACGGCGCCACCCGCGGGCATGCTTTGGAGTcaaaactttgaaatgttttctgacatgtgacatttttcattttgttcaaaGTCCAACACCAAATGTGGTATGATGACAGCGCCACCCGTAGGCCTGGCATGTCAACGACATGTTGTGGAGTCAAAACTTTCAAGTGCTTTCCATGCGGACGAGGCCTTTGGTTGATGtcgttttgacattttttcaagTGTGTGACATAATTCATTTGTTAAAAGTCCAAAACAATAAATTGCGTTGTTCCAGCGCCACCCACAGGCCCGGCATGTCAACGACACGCTTTGGAGTTGAAACTTTTAAGTGCTCTCCGACGCCTGACATTGTTCCTCGTGTGTGACGTTAATTTCCAAAGGGAAGCATGCTATTAATTAAGTCTCGGTCAGTTTTCCCATGTTGTGGACAAGTCCCACGTCGTGACGGCCATTTTAATTTTAGTCtgggatgaaaataaaaacatgttaccAATTAATGGGAGATGTCAACAAATCCTGcctgactgctttttttttgttttttgtcacagGAAGTGACCAACATTTTTCCTAAGCCAACActgttaaacacacacacacacacacacactccccccGCACATATCTGCTTCTCCTCTGctgtcacacacacatgaacacacacacacacggtgcgAGACGGGGAGGtagatgtgtgtgcgtgtgattcCGCTGCTGAATTTTTAAAGCTGTTGTGGAACTTTACGGGGTCAGCGTGGCAAAGGATTGTGTTTcaaagacacacgcacacacacaaagacacaaagctCGGCTGTTGTGTCTACGGAGGACACACCGCAGATTCTTCATGGACCATCTGGTATGTTGATTGGCACACATGGCGCCTCCAAAGTTGACCTTTGTACTTATTTGCATGTTTAATAATGTCTTAAATCATGTCATGGAAAGCTGCTGCtttatttgcgtgtgtgtgtgtgtgtgtacttccaAATATAATAGTGTATATACGCTCCTCGCTCGTGTCACTTTGAAAGTCATTTTGTAATATTCGTGTCATTATTTTTGAGCGGCTCTCACCTTAAACAATTGTCGAACACAAAGAGTAACATTTAGCAATGGCAAAAACAACACTTGTCGAATAATGGCCGACTTTCACCTGGGACGCTTGCCTGTCAATCACAACAAACTAACAAACCTTTAAATCgattttgagtcttcaacaACTCCAACATACTTTGTCACTGTGAAGACAATTGTGAGGTCAGCAAGCTAACGAGTGTTGAGCTAGCCTAACGTTCGTGTTTTTGCAAACATCAAAGAGTCAAAACAGTGcattgtaaacatcaaagaccatTTTTAGCTTCCGTTAACGTTACGCGTTTCTGCAAATGTCAAAGAAAATTTTGACGtagcttgcatgttttttaatatgtaaGAGGATTCAACAAACCTGTGCGTACAGTTTTTGTAAACAGACAAtatagtcttcagttaaccgaaTGTACGGTTTTGTAAACGGAGTTTTTGAGCCTAGCGTACACATTTATATAAACATTGAGGAAAGTTTTGTCTTCAGCTAACCTAATGTACGAGTTTTCGTAAATAAAGTCTTCAACAAGCCTAACGTACGTGATTTATAAACATCGAAGACAACTTGGCGTTTTCAGCTAACCTAATGTACGAGTTTTCGGAAACAAAGTCTTCAACAAGCCTAACGTAGGTGTTTTATAAACCTCAATGACAACTTCGCATTTTCAGCTAACCTAATGTACGGGTTTTCGTAAGCAGTCTTCAACGAGTCTATCTAAGGTAcaggtttttgtaaataaagacaatttagagtcctcagcTAACCGAATGTACGAGTTTTCGTAAACAATCTTCAACGCGCCTAATGTGCAGGTTTTATAAATACAGAAGACAAATTAGCGTCTTCAGCTATCCCTAATATACGAGTTTTCGTAAACATCGGTCTTGAACAAATCTAACGTACGTTTCGTCAACATCAGAGTGTTAGGTCTTCAGTTTATGTACTCCGATCAAAGAGGACAAACTTCTGAAACATTGACTGTGAAAACGATGACATTTTCCTCAGACCCAAGCGGTCTGATGCTGTCACCATAGCAACATGAACATCAACATTCAGAGAAAAAGGGACGCCCTGCGGCAGCAGGGCAGCACCCCCGTACGCCCCGCCCAGCAGCCGTCCTGCACCCGGGACGACCCGGGCGGCGTCCCGGGGCAGGGCCCCCCGCAGCGCAGGCACCCTCCGCTGGGGCAGTCGGCGTCCTACCACCCGGGGGACAAGTCCCTCCACGACCGGGCGCGGTGGAGCTCCGACTCGGAGGACGACTCTCAGGCCGAGCCGGAGTGCGTCTACCGAGTCGTGTTGCTAGGCGACCGCGGCGTGGGGAAGAGCAGCCTGGCCGGAATCTTTGCGGGACTCAACGAGAAGGACGAACAACCGGGAGGTGAGGAGACGTTTTCAAGGCTGCTGAATATTGCTCGTTATGATCCGAAGCCCGAAAGTGGAGACCGGCATATAGTGCGTGTTTTCATAAACGACTAAGACAGTTTtgagtcttcactgaacctgATGTGACTAaagtattttagtatttttgcaAATATCACAGACAATTTAAAGTTCAGTGAAcctttgtacaac from Phycodurus eques isolate BA_2022a chromosome 10, UOR_Pequ_1.1, whole genome shotgun sequence includes:
- the cept1b gene encoding choline/ethanolaminephosphotransferase 1b isoform X1, translating into MSATGQQHGGGLRSRRAPGPGAGVEASCWLAPGVLRRLVELPSPPLSRHQLKRLEEHRYSSAGCSLLEPLMQRYWEWLVARVPAWIAPNLITVVGLATNIFTTLVLVYYCPTATEQAPLWAYLMCAVGLFVYQSLDAIDGKQARRTNSSSPLGELFDHGCDSLSTVFVVLGTSVAVQLGTNPDWMFFCCFAGMFMFYCAHWQTYVSGTLRFGIIDVTEVQLFIISMYLLAAAGGSAFWQALIPIVNVQVKMVPAVFTFLGAIFSCTNYFRVIFTGGVGKNGSTIAGTSVLSPVLHIGSVIVLAVMIYKKSAVQLFEKHPCLYILAFGFVSAKITNKLVVAHMTKSEMHLHDLAFLGPGLLFLNQYFNSFIDEYLVLWIALVLSLLDLLRYCVSVCNQIAGHLHIFVFKIKPCSLR
- the cept1b gene encoding choline/ethanolaminephosphotransferase 1b isoform X2 — translated: MSATGQQHGGGLRSRRAPGPGAGVEASCWLAPGVLRRLVELPSPPLSRHQLKRLEEHRYSSAGCSLLEPLMQRYWEWLVARVPAWIAPNLITVVGLATNIFTTLVLVYYCPTATEQSLDAIDGKQARRTNSSSPLGELFDHGCDSLSTVFVVLGTSVAVQLGTNPDWMFFCCFAGMFMFYCAHWQTYVSGTLRFGIIDVTEVQLFIISMYLLAAAGGSAFWQALIPIVNVQVKMVPAVFTFLGAIFSCTNYFRVIFTGGVGKNGSTIAGTSVLSPVLHIGSVIVLAVMIYKKSAVQLFEKHPCLYILAFGFVSAKITNKLVVAHMTKSEMHLHDLAFLGPGLLFLNQYFNSFIDEYLVLWIALVLSLLDLLRYCVSVCNQIAGHLHIFVFKIKPCSLR